The sequence CTTTTAAAAACCATTATACAAACTCAGACAAAGAGCTTTTACAAGTAATCGCAAATATCGTCTCTCCCCGCATCGCAAGCGCTTTATATGAAAGAAGCTTACAAACAGCTCAAATTAAGTTGAAACGTGCGAATCATCAATTACATGAACGCATGGAAGATTTAAAGCACAATCAACAATCTTTAATTCAATCTGAGAAAATGGCATCTGTTGGCACATTAGCAGCTGGAATAGCGCATGAAATTAATAATCCCCTAGGGTATTCAATAAGCAATCTTTGTATGCTTCAAGAATATGTGAAAGATATAAAAACTTGTAATGATAAAATATTAAGTGATCCAAATATATCTGATCATACAAAATCGTGCTTAACAGATACAGATTATTCCTATGTTTTAGAGGATTTAAATGATTTAACCAGTGTTACTCTAAATGGTTTGAAAGTCGCTAAAAATATTGTGGCAGATTTACGTGGCTTTGCGCATTCAAAAGATGGAGAGTTTTGTGCATTAGATATAAACGAAGGCATAAAAACAACCCTTAATGTTGTAAATAGCCAATTAAAAAATCATTGTAAAATAAAGCTAAATTTAAACCCGTTACCCGAAGTACATGGAAATATTGGTAAGTTAAATCAGGTATTTATGAACATTATTCTTAATGCTAGTCAAGCATGTGATGATAATGGTGTGATTGAAATAGATACCTATGATACTAATGGATCAGTTTGCATTGAAATATCAGATAATGGCAAAGGTATACCAAAAGAGCATCTATCAGATATCTTCTTGCCATTTTTTACAACAAAACCTGTAGGACAGGGCACTGGACTTGGTTTATCAATTAGTTACCAAATTATTAAAGAAGAGCATCAAGGTTTGCTTACAGTAGAATCAAACTCTGATGGTACAAAATTTAAGATATCACTCCCTATATATGTTGAAGAGACGTTGTTAGCGACTAACTAGCGTTTATCAAAATGCAAAAAGCCCTCAATTTGAGGGCTTTTGTATATAAAGTAAGGATATTACATATTTGGATAATTTGGGCCACCGGCACCTTCAGGTGTAACCCAAGTGATATTTTGGCTTGGATCTTTTATATCACATGTTTTACAGTGTACACAGTTTTGCGAATTAATTACAAACTTAGGTTGTTCATCAGTATTGTCTATCTCATAAACACCTGCAGGACAGTAACGTTGCGCAGGTTCATCAAAATCAGTTAAGTTCACTTTCACAGGAATACTCGCATCAGTTAATTTTAAATGACAAGGCTGAGACTCTTCATGATTAGTGTTAGATAAAAATACTGATGATAATTTATCAAAGCTTATTTCATTATCATATTTAGGGTATTCAATTTTATCGCAACTACTTGCCGGCAATAAAGTGGCATGATCTGGTGTGTTGTCTTTAAATTGAATAGGTAACTTACCACCAAAGAAGTTTTGATCTAAAGTATTGTATGCTCCACCAAAAAATTTACCGAGTTTATGCATTGCTGGACCAAAATTCCTAGAGCTGTATAACTCATCATACAACCAAGAAGCCTCAAATTTACTTTGGTAACTTGTGATATCAGTATTAGCTTGTTCTTGTTCTATTGCTTCAAAAACAGCTTCAGCAGCCAACATGCCTGACTTCATTGCTGTATGATTGCCCTTGATTTTAGCAAAGTTTAAAGTACCTGCATCACAACCTGCTAAAATACCACCAGGAAAACTCATTTTCGGTAAAGAGTTTAATCCGCCTTTTGCGATTGCTCTTGCACCATAAGAAATACGTTTACCACCTTTTAAAGTTTCAGCAAAAACAGGGTGATGTTTCATTCTTTGAAATTCATCATATGGACTGAGGTGTGGATTAGCGTAATTAAGGTCGATAATTAGGCCAACGACAATTTGGTTATCACCACTATGATACATAAATGAACCTCCATTCGTATCACCCGTTAAAGGCCAACCTGTTGTATGTACCACTGTACCTTCAACATGTTTATCTTCGTCTATTTGCCAGATTTCTTTAAAACCTAAACCATAGTGTTGTGGAGATTTACCTTCATCTAAATTAAAGCTGTTGATGATTTCTTTACCTAAATGTCCACGACAGCCTTCTGCAAAAATAGTGTATTTTGCGCGAAGTTCCATACCTGGCATATAACCATCTTTTTTATTACCATTTTCATCTACACCCATATCGCCAGTGATAATACCTTTTACAGCATCATCTTCAATAATAAGTGAGTGTGCACTGAAACCTGGGAAAATTTCTATTCCTAATTGCTCTGCTTGTTCACTTAACCAGCGACATACATTACCCATTGAGACAATATAATTACCGTCATTGTGGAATGTTTTTGGTACTGCAAAGTTAGGCACCTTAGTACCTTTAGATTCATTGTTAAGCCAATAAATATCATCTTGCTTTACTGCTGTGGTGACAGGTGCACCTTTATTAGCCCAATCAGGAATAAGTTCATCTAGCGCTTTGGTTTCAAATACTGCACCAGATAGAATGTGTGCACCCACCTCAGAGCCTTTTTCAACTACACAGATCATAAGTTCTTTTTGTTTTTCTTGGGCTTGCTGTGCCAGTTTTATTGCTGCACTAAGCCCAGAAGGACCTGCACCAACAATAACAACATCAAACTCCATGGTTTCACGTTCAACCATAACTACCCCTTTTTCTGTGACGGTTTGTGATTAATTACACCTTATTTTAGGCATAAATCAAAAAATATTAAGTTAATATGTCGTTAAGAGTATTTTAGGTTGACGTTTACGTCAACAGGAAGTAGCCTTAATTACAAATAAAAATCGTAAATTGACGTTTAGGTCAACAATAATGGAGCGACTATGAAAATCCTCGTGCCGGTCAAGAGAGTAATTGATTATAATGTAAAGGCTAGAGTTAAAGCAGATCAGACTGATGTTGATCTAGCCAATGTAAAAATGGCTTTAAACCCGTTTTGTGAAATTGCTGTAGAAGAAGCTATCCGTATAAAAGAGGCGGGTAATGCAGAAGAAGTTATTGTTGTATCTATTGGTGTTAAAGCAGTACAAGAGCAATTAAGAACGGCACTGGCGCTAGGTGCTGATCGTGCTATTCATATTGAAACTGAAGAAAAACTAGAATCTCTTCAAATTGCTAAACTGTTAAATAAGCTTTTAGAGCAAGAGCCTGCAGAATTAGTTATTTTAGGTAAACAAGCGATTGACTCAGACAATAACCAAACAGGTCAAATGCTAGCTGCATTGTCTAATCGACCTCAAGGTACATTCGCTTCAAAAGTAGAATTAAATGATTCAAAAGTAAATGTAACACGTGAAGTTGATGGTGGATTGCAAACAGTTGCACTAAATTTACCAGCAATCGTAACGACAGATTTACGCTTGAACGAACCACGCTACGCATCTTTACCAAATATTATGAAAGCTAAGCGTAAACCATTAGCTGTTATTTCTGCAGATTCTTTAGGTGTTGATTTAGCGCCGCGTATTGAACTTGTAAAAGTTGAAGAACCAGCTGTAAGAGAAGCAGGGATCATTGTTGATGACGTTGCTCAGCTAATTGAAAAATTAAAAAATGAAGCGAAGGTGATTTAAATGAAAACATTGATCATAGCAGACCACGAATACGGTGTTTTAAAACCTGAAACATCAAAAACGATTAATGCAGCTTCTAAACTAGGTAATTCAATTGATGTTTTAGTTGCAGGTTTAAATGTAAGTGATGCTGCTACTACAGTTGCAAGTATTGAAGGTGTTAATCAAGTAATACTAGTAGATAATGCTGCATTTGAGCATCAACAAGCTGAAAACATGGCTGATCTAGTTATTTCTTTAAGTAATGATTACAGTCATATCTTAGCTGCTGCAACAACGACAGGCAAAAACTTTATGCCACGTGTTGCTGCGCTTTTAGACAAAAACCAAATATCTGAAATTGTAACTGTAGTTGACGCTGATACATTTAAACGTCCTATTTATGCAGGTAATGCAATCGCTACAGTTAAGTCATTAGAAGATAAAAAACTTATCACTGTACGTGCAAGTGCGTTTGATTTGCAAGGTGAACAAGCCGGTGTTGATATTATCAATAACGCAACAGACACTGCAGCTACTGGAAGTGAGTTCGTTTCTAAAGAACAAGCTGAATCTGAGCGCCCTGAACTCACTGCTGCAGAAGTTATCATTTCTGGTGGTCGTGGTATGCAAAACGGTGAAAACTTCAAATTACTAGAAGGTATAGCTGATAAACTTGGAGCTGCAATCGGTGCTTCACGTGCCGCTGTTGATGCTGGTTTCGTTCCAAATGATATGCAGGTTGGCCAAACAGGTAAAATTGTTGCACCAAACTTATATATCGCTGTTGGTGTAAGTGGTGCAATTCAACACTTAGCAGGCATGAAAGATTCTAAAGTGATTGTTGCTATCAATAAAGACCCTGATGCACCAATCTTCCAAGTTGCAGATTATGGTTTAGTTTCAGATTTATTTGATGTATTACCTGAGTTAGAGTCTTCTTTATAACGACATAGTTTAATTTTGATTATGCTATCCATTTAAAAGCACAACTTTATTAGTTGTGCTTTTTTATTTAAAGTACAATACTAAGTTGCTGAATATAACTATTTCGGTCTTTGCATGCTAAATGGGGTTGTAATTGCAGTGTATTCTCCGCCTCCAAGTCGTGCCAGTGGATTTATGCGATCTGAGTGCACTTTTATTCTTTTTTTACCATCCAATTCAGAAACTTTATCATTGACATATAACTGTTTTATTTCTAAAAATATTAAAGTTTGTGGTATATCTCCGAGTTCTTTTATTTCATAAAGCTCACATGCATAAGCGACATCACATTGTGTCAAACGTGGTAATGAAAACCCTTCAAATTTTGTAGTCTTCAATTTAGATGCCTCTAATTCAGAGATCCCATGTTCTAGGCTTGCAGCTGTTTGTGTCACTAAAGGTGCATCTTGTTCTGATGCAATATGTATCACCATTTGTCTGTTTTTTAGAACATTAACTAAAGTATCTTTTTTATCGCCATTTGGCTTTAAACCAACAGAAATCATGATCAGTGCTGGATCACTCGATACTGCGGTGAAATATGAGAAAGGCGCTAAATTAAAAGAATCATTTCCTGAGTCGGTTAACGCCCAAGCGATAGGACGGGGTATTAAGGTTTGTGTCATTAAGTGATAACGTTGGCTTGGAGAAAACTCGCTAAATTTAAGGTTCATTTTTATCTAAAATATGCTGTTAATTATAATTCAAATCCTGCCATAGTTGGGTGATAAACAACAGTAATAAATAAACCCGCTTTGTTTATCTAAATATACCTCTATTCATTTTATCTACAATGTAAATTTAAATTACCATATTGTTTGATTTATTGATGAGAGTTTAACCATGAAAACAAATAAAATTATGTTGTTTGCTTCAGCTGCTTTGTTACCTTTATGTGCAAGTGCTGATAGCAGTCATAAAGATGCGCATAAAACTGTATTTGACAAGGTAATTGCTAAGCAAAAATCTGCACTTGCTAAATCTACTAAAGGGCAAGGCTTAGGTCCACAATCGCCACGTGATATTGATTCTTTATTAGGTGAAAATAATCGTGCTTTCAGTGAATCTCCTGCTTTAAAAGAAATGAATTTATGTAACATTCATTTTCATAAAAATGCTGAACATAAAGGTGGTGAATTTACTGAATATGCCGGACATGGTGATGCTAAGTGTTTTGAAACTGGTTTTGAATATTCTGGTGAATTATCTCAATCTGAATTAAAACCTTTTGGTAAACAAACTGATGCTAGTACACACGGTAACTTATATCCAGGCGATACAATTGAAGTAGATTATGTGCATGCAACTGCGAAAATTAAACCAGGTCCAACTCTTGGAGCATGTTTAAGTGATGCGATTGGGAATCCACAATTGAGAGTTTAAACTCAAGCATATGTTATTGTTAATGACAAAAATGCGAGATTTTAATACATTGACACGACATAAAGTCGTAGATGGTTATCATCAAGCGATTAAAACTCCAACAAACACGGGTGCACCTGTTCAATATGAAGGTTCTACAACAGGGCCTAGCTACAATGAAAAAGGTTCACCATTTCAAGTTAACTGGAGTGTACGTCCTAAAGTAGCAAAAGTAGATATTCGTAAAGTAGGTAAATGGCTTAAAGGGAATACGTTTAACGAAGATCATGCACATGGTGTGAGAAACTTAGTTATGAACCCTAAGCTTCTATCTGAAATAAAATAATTATAAATTAAAAAGTGTGTTAAATTTGAACATGAATTTAGCGGACTATTTCTTTTGTGAGATCCACAACTTAATTTCCCCTTTTACGACTACTACACCATTTGTATCGTAAGCTGTAACGGCTACGTTCATATCTCCTGGTTGCCATTGTTCAGGTGTGACTTGTGCGGTACATAATATGTCAGTTCCTGCTTTGGCAGTATAGTCTAGAGACATACCTTTAGGGATCCATCTTAAATGATTTGGTATTGAAGACTCTGCCATCACGCCCATCGCCATCTCTAAACCATTACATATAGCGATAACATGAACCGTTTTAATATGGTTATGAACTGCATTCTTTTTTTTAATTAAACATTCACAATAGTTTGTTTTAAGTTCTGTGATTTTTGGATTTATGGTACCAAAATAGGGGGCTTTCTTAGCAACTATCATAGAAAAAATCTTATTGCCGAAGGGGAATTTAGAAATTTTTTCATAAATAGACATCAATTTTGTAGGCTTTACTGTATTCATAATTTTATTGTTTTTATTATCTGGTCTGATGAGTTTATCATTTTTAAAGGAAATCTCCAGTTTGACTGATTAATCTTTAAATTCACCTTCATTTACTTGCAATGCGTTATTGCCTGAGTAAACTCTCGAACAAAAAAAATAGAGTGATAACTCTATTTGTGGTTTTTTAAGATTAAGAGAGAATTAATGAACAAAGGTATTTTAACTATTGCTGTATCTACAGCATTATTTGGCTGTGCATCTCAAGTATCAGCGGCAAGTTTTAAACTAGCAGAATCTTCAGCAACAGGTTTAGGTCGTGCTTATGCAGGTGAAGCAGCGATAGCTGATAATGCAGCAACTCAAGCGCGAAACCCTGCTATGTTGACTTACCTTGAAGGGACTCATTTTAGCGGTGGTGCAGTATACGTTATGCCTAATGTTGATGTTTTAGGTGATGTTTCATTATCTTCACCCTTATTTGGTCCTGAGGCCATTGTCATGAATGCTGACATGAAAGATGTTGCACCTAATGCGATTGTGCCTAATATGTTTTTTGCTGAACAATTAAATGATAGATGGACATGGGGATTGGGCATTAATTCAAATTTTGGTTTAGAAACCAATATTTCAGATACGCATACCGCTGCCATTTTTGGTAACCATACGTCAATTACAACTGTTGAATTTAACCCAAATATTGCTTATAAAATCAATTCTAAGTTTAGTGTAGGCGTTGGATTAAGACTTGTATATGGTGAAGGTAGTATTAGTGCATCGGTACCTAGTTGGATAGATGGTTTAAAGACTAAGTTACCTGAGCCAATCGCAGGAAAATTACCTGATGGTGGTACAGAACTGAAAAGTATGGAAGGCGATGATATTAGCCATGGTTGGAATATAGGAACGACTTGGCAGCTATCATCCATTCACAGACTTGGTTTTGCCTATCACAGTAAAGTTAAATTAAAACTAGATGGGGCTGCATCTGGATTATTGTACACAGGTAGTGAAAATATAAGTGTAGAAGGGAATCTACCTATTGAATTACCAGCTTTTGCAGAACTTTCATCATACCATCAACTATCAGATAACTTTGCTATGCATGCCAGTATAAACTGGACACAGTGGAGTGTATTTGACGAACTCGTTGCTTATTTCCCAGGTGAAACAAAACCAATAGGTGGTATTGACTCAGATTTAGTTAAAGAAGAAAACTTTAAAGATAACTGGCGTTTTGCAATTGGTTCTACCTATCAAATTAATGATGATTTGTTATATAGAGCGGGTATCGCGCTAGATCAAACTGCAGTTGATAATGAACATCGTACATTAAGTATTCCAGACTCAGATCGTTTATGGTTTAGCTCTGGTTTAGGTTATCAAGCAAGTGAAGATCTTACTTTAGATTTCTCAGTTACTTATATAAAAGCCCATGGTGATGCTGAAATAGATGAATCACTCAACTTAATGGATATAGCACAAGTTGACTTTTCTGGTGAAGCCAGTGGCGATGTATATTTAGTTGGCATGCAATTGAGTTATAAGCTTTAATAACATAGAAAATAGTAGACATTTATAGGTAAATCTTTAGTGTACAGATTTACCTTTTTGATGTTGTAACTATTATGAATAGACCTACTTTATTTTATATATATGATCCTATGTGTAGCTGGTGCTGGGGGTATAAGATTACATGGCAAAAATTACAACAGTTTTTAGACCCATTAGTTGATATCGAATATAAAGTTGGCGGATTGGCGCCCGATTCTGATGCGGCTATGCCAATGCCTATGCAAGGGTTTTTACAATCTACATGGCAAAAAATAGAAAAAGATCTAGGTACTGAGTTCAATCATGATTTTTGGCGTAATAGCACTCCGAAACGTTCAACTTATCCATCATGTCGTGCAGTGATCATTGCAAGAGACTATCAGCTAGAAACCCAAATGCTTGAAGCTATTCAAAAAGCTTATTACCTAGAAGCACAAAACCCATCAAATAATGACGTCCTAATCCAGTTAGCGAAATGCTTGGGAATAGATAAGATTGAATTCGAACAAAAGTTAAAAAGTGATGAGATTAATAATAAATTGATATCAGAAATTAATTTGATACAAAAAATGCCAATACAAGGCTTTCCTTCCCTTGTTTTACATCTCGATGAACAATATTATCCAATAAGAATAGATTACAAAAACTTTAACACGACACTAGAAGAAATAAAGTCACATTTATAAAGCGGTTATAATTAACAGTATTAAGGAACTAAAATGAAAACAAGGATCATCGTTTACTCAGTATTGTTAATAATAATCCTTTTAATTAGCCTTAAACCTGCAACTTCAAAAAATGAAGGGTTGATCATTTATAATCAGCCTCAAAATGATATTCCAGTCGAACAATTCATCCGTAATTGGGAAACGATGTCAGTTATTAAGGCTCAGGTTGTATCCGATATTGATGACCGACTTATCTTAAAAATTGAATATTTGTATTCTGGCGATCATGGAGATGTTGCAACTACATGCGGTGGCGTATCTTTTGAAGGAAAAAGAGGTGACTGGTCTTGTAGACCTTCTGGTGTGAAAAAGGGCAGAGGAACAGCGATGCTGAGCTTTGGTTTATCATCGGCTGCAAAAGATACTGAATGTTCTACTGATATTACATTTAGTATTTACGATAATAAAGGGTCTGTATTTGCACATCAAAAAATTCCTTATGAAAAGATATGGTATAAAAATATAAATGGGATACTAGGATCTGTTTCTAAACTGTTTTCATCTTGCCCCGTATATAGCTAATTATGGGTTTTTATACCAATTGTATCAAGTAAGTTCCCACTCAGAGCCTTTGGGGGTTTTCATTTCTAGGCATGTTATCGCAGTAATGGTCATTCCCTTAAAAGATAACATAACAACGAAGTGTAAATCCCCAGAGGCTCCTTTAAGGCGGGTTTAAAAGCGTTTTATACTGCGTTAAATAATTTTGAAATAGAATAACTATGGCTTCAATTATTTGCCTTGTCTAAAGCGCTTTTAACTCCCGCTGAATTGGAAGTTAATTAATACAATTGGTATTAGACCTAAAAGTCTATAACTGAAAACTAAACCTGATATACTCGCGACCTTTAAATATCCCTTATCTTTGTAAGGAGTATTTAAACACATGGAAGTAGAACCATACTGATAAGGATATTTATGTTATTTGCTTGAGGTCCATCAGTTGTTTAAAAAATTATTAAAAGCGTTATTTTCAAAAAAAGTAAAAAATACGCCAGATTTAGAGTATTTTGAAAGAACACGTAATAGTGTAGATTCAAAAATCCAGCCCCAAACCATCGATTTTACCCAATCCTCATCTGTTACTTCTACTGGTATTACTATAAAACCAATCAACCAACACGATGCTGATTTTCATCATTATTTATTTGGTCAATCCGAAAAGCAAAATAAACTAGACCCATTTAGTGTATTTGTCTCATCAAAAATTGAGCTATTATTACTTTCACCTAAAACATTGATAGCTCAACTGCCTGTTCTCCCATCTACAGTCACCATTTTGATGTCTACAATGAAAGAAGATGATTTTAATCTTAATGAAATATTAAAGATTATCGAACAAGAGCCTAGTATTGCAGCTGATGTTATAAAAACGGCAAACAGTGCTTTTTATAAACGGTGTGAAAAGCAAGTTACGGATCTTAAATCTGCATTTATGAACCTGGGTTCTCAAGGTTTATACGAAAGTGTTTTGATAAGTTATACCAAGAAATTATCACCTAGTAGTAGTATATATTTTAAAAAATTTGGTGAGAAAATATGGCAACATAGCCTTAAAACAGCAATTTATTCTAAAGATATATATATAAACTCAAATGATAATAAAGATGGTTCTACTGCATATTTAGTAGGTCTTATAAGAAATTTAGGAAAAATGGTTATTTTCCAAATAATGATCGAAGCATTTAGTCATGTAGACCCAAATGTACCACCTAACTCACAAGCATTTAAAAACTTAATTTCTACATTTTCAACAAGATTAACATATGCAATTGCTAAGCACTGGCAATTACCAACGGAAATAATAAATGCTATTGCTAATCAAACAAAAGTTAAATCAGCAACGTGTGAAATTGCACAAGCAGTATATGAAGCAAACATTATTAGTGAGCTAGAATATATTTTTGAAGCAGACATCATAGATGAACCCGAATTTAAATTACGATGTCGTCAAAGGCTTTCATCAACAGGGGCTTTCAAGCTTGCCCAGAAAACGATAAACAAATTAAAACTGGCAAAAATAACAGATTAAAAACTAATATCGTTACTGTATTTTGTGTTAAATTACGGTGTTATAAAATAAAAACCAGTAAACTTAGGAATACCAATGGATTTACAAGAATTATATACCAAGCGTAAAGGTGAAGAGTTATTCGCTTTGTATAATGATGGTGATTTTGATGCTGGTCTATTTGCCGCAAAACTTGTATTTAATGATGCATATAAAGCACCTATCCCAGAAGGGATGAAGAAAAAGGAAGCCAAAGATAAATTAAAAAAAGATGCTGAAGATTGTATCATAACAGGCGCTGAAAAAGGCCATTTAGCTAGTTTAATTGAAGCTGCTGATATGCACTTTTCAACTCGTGTTACGCCAGGTCCATTTGGCAGTACAGTTGTTTTTGCTAATTATAAACAAGCTAAAACTTGGTATTTATCTTTATTAGACAGAGATGATATAGATGCAGAGCTTAGATGTTTATCAAATTTTAGAGTCGGGCTATTAACCAAGTTAATTGGCGGAGAAGATAATACTGACTGGCAAGAAGTCATTAAATATTGGCAAGCCGCTCAAGAAAGTGCAGTTAAAGGGTCTGAACTGGCTATTTCAGCATTAGCAATGCATTATTTTGAAAATAAAGACTACGAAGCAGCTGTACCTTTACTTGAATCTATTTATTTAGAAGCACCATACACTGCCTTAACTTTAGCGCTATGTTATAAAAATGGCTTAGGTGTAGAAATTAATATTGATAAATCAAAAGAATTAAATGATTTTTGGGCAGAAAAGATTGGCAAAGCCAAGTAACTGTTTAATAGATATGCAAGTAAATTAAAAACCTCTATTTAGAGGTTTTTTTATGCCTAAAAATAATACATTACAACCGGATTTAAAGGGTTTAAACATAATTACTAATTGATTGAAGTTTTTTATACTTAGGTATAATGCAAGCAGAAATGTTTTTATTATAAGTTCCTTTGACTATATTTTAGGAACTATAACAATGACAATAATAAAAGTAGTTGCTTGCGTCGTATTTCTGGTCGTAGTTTTCTCAGGTAAAGCTATTGGAGCAGTAAACTATAAAGTACAATTCAATAAATTATCAAAACAAATATCTGATAAAAGTTATGTCGCATTAGGTGAGAAAAGCCATGGAGCAGGCAATGTTTTTGATTTTAAGGCTCAATTTGTACAGTATATGCATCAAAAACATAATTTCGATGCATTTATAATTGAAAGCGGCCTTTTTGGCTTCGAATTATAGCGGGAATTAAAGCCCAGACATATCGACAATGGCAAATAGAAGATTTACGTAGTAAAGAAATAGGTAATAATCTTGGGCGGATAGCAAACCAATACCCAGGTAAAAAAGTTTTAATTTGGGGCCATACTTTCCATGTATAAAAACTTAGTGCATGAAACTGAAAATGCTGGAAAAGTAATGCTAAAAGAGTTTGGTGATGATTATTTTGTCTCTCACATTACAGGTAGTTCTGGTAAATATGTCGACTTTATAGATATGAAAACAAAGCTAGTTAAAGAGTCAGAAACTGATAGTTTCGAAGTGAAAATCTCCAAAAATAAATGTACCGTTTGTGTTGTAAATTTAGATAAACTAGAACAACCAGAACAAATTGAAGACATATTACATTTTAACTATACAAATTCAGTTCCTTTTATGAAAAATAGGCATAAATGCGACAATGTTGTTTATTTTAAAGAAATTACACCTAGTAAGAAAAAATAATTATTGAATCTAAATTTTGTAAAGATAACAATACAAAAGAGATGGGATGACGTTGAATTATTACATTTTTTATTATGTGATTTTTTTGCATATATATAAATTTTTGCTAATATGCACGAGTTAATGACGGAGAGATGGCAGAGTGGTCGAATGCACCGGTCTTGAAAACCGGCATGGGTTTATAGCCCATCTAGGGTTCAAATCCCTATCTCTCCGCCACCTCATTCCCTAAAGCCACCTTGTGTGGCTT is a genomic window of Pseudoalteromonas sp. '520P1 No. 423' containing:
- a CDS encoding HDOD domain-containing protein, with translation MFKKLLKALFSKKVKNTPDLEYFERTRNSVDSKIQPQTIDFTQSSSVTSTGITIKPINQHDADFHHYLFGQSEKQNKLDPFSVFVSSKIELLLLSPKTLIAQLPVLPSTVTILMSTMKEDDFNLNEILKIIEQEPSIAADVIKTANSAFYKRCEKQVTDLKSAFMNLGSQGLYESVLISYTKKLSPSSSIYFKKFGEKIWQHSLKTAIYSKDIYINSNDNKDGSTAYLVGLIRNLGKMVIFQIMIEAFSHVDPNVPPNSQAFKNLISTFSTRLTYAIAKHWQLPTEIINAIANQTKVKSATCEIAQAVYEANIISELEYIFEADIIDEPEFKLRCRQRLSSTGAFKLAQKTINKLKLAKITD
- a CDS encoding DsbA family protein, producing the protein MNRPTLFYIYDPMCSWCWGYKITWQKLQQFLDPLVDIEYKVGGLAPDSDAAMPMPMQGFLQSTWQKIEKDLGTEFNHDFWRNSTPKRSTYPSCRAVIIARDYQLETQMLEAIQKAYYLEAQNPSNNDVLIQLAKCLGIDKIEFEQKLKSDEINNKLISEINLIQKMPIQGFPSLVLHLDEQYYPIRIDYKNFNTTLEEIKSHL